TGATCGTGTCCCGTGCGGCCGTGATGATATGGGCCATGGGGTTGAGGAGGAAGATCTTCTGCAGGGTCTCGTCGAAGATGGTGATCGGGTAGAGGATCGGCGTCGCAAAGAACCCGGCCTGGAGGATCACCGCCCAGATGAACTGGACGTCGCGGTAAAAGACGTTGAGGGCGGCAAGAGCGAGGGAAAGGCCCATGGACAGGAGGAAGAGGAGTGCGATGATCAGGGGCACGTAGACGAGGTTTGCCGAGAGGGGGACCCGGAAATATGCCATGAAGATGACGAAGATCACGGACTCGAAGACGCTCATCAGGAGTGCGGTGATGCAGGACGAGATCACCAGGATGTCCCGTGGGAAGTAGATCTTCTGGACCATGCTCGGCTTCCCCAGGACCGCGTTGAGGCCCATCGAGGTCGCCCGGGAGAGGAAGTTCCAGAGGATGATGCCGAGGAGGAGGAAGAGCTGGTAGTACTCCACCTGGATCCGCATCAGGTTCGAGAAGACGACGTACAGGACGATGAGCATCAGCAGGGGTTCGAGGAGTGACCAGAAGTACCCGAGGACGGAGTTCTTGTACCTCTGCTTGAACTCTCCCCACGCAAGGGTCCAGATGAGGTTCCTGTACCCGTACAATTCCTTGAAATGACTAAACACCATCATTCACCACGGCACGGATCTGGTCTGCGAAACGGGGGAGGGCGAAGACCTCTGCCCGCCCGGAACATGCCTCCCTGTACTGTTCCGGCTCTTTCGAGACGGCGAGGACGGCGTCGCGGATATTCGCCGCGTCCGCCTCCACGAGCACCCCTGTCTCCGGGGTCACGGTCTCCCGAAAGCCCCCTTCGTCCACCGCAACGACAGGTTTCCCGCTCGCCATCGCCTCGATAGGGGTGAGGCCGAAGTCCTCGTCCATCGCGGTGCAGACGAGGCCCCGGCACCGGGAGTAGAGGTCGAGCAGGTCCGCCTCCGGGATCTCGCCCCTGACCTCCACATTCGGCGGGAGATTGGCCTGTATCTTCCTTGCATATCCGGCAGCGTGATCTCCCGCCGCATACCCGCCGACGATCACCAGTTTTTCCTCCGGCATCCGGCGGAAGGCCTCGATCTGGAGTTCGATCCGCTTCTCAGGGTACAGCCTGTTCACCGAGAGCCAGAAGTCCCCGTACTCCCTGCAGGAGAA
The window above is part of the Methanofollis sp. genome. Proteins encoded here:
- a CDS encoding ABC transporter permease, with the translated sequence MVFSHFKELYGYRNLIWTLAWGEFKQRYKNSVLGYFWSLLEPLLMLIVLYVVFSNLMRIQVEYYQLFLLLGIILWNFLSRATSMGLNAVLGKPSMVQKIYFPRDILVISSCITALLMSVFESVIFVIFMAYFRVPLSANLVYVPLIIALLFLLSMGLSLALAALNVFYRDVQFIWAVILQAGFFATPILYPITIFDETLQKIFLLNPMAHIITAARDTIIYSTPAIPGSLLYAGVMAAIALLVGYLIFAHYEPRFAEEM
- a CDS encoding glycosyltransferase encodes the protein MKTAIFHDYFGAIGGGEKVVVTLAQVLGADIITTDVDAVEKMDMSVPVISLGKTIKFPPLKQISATRSFSSCDLSDDYDFFIFTGNWSHYAAHCHHPNLWYCYTPVRAFYDLYDTFLRRQDPVTRQAFRLWAGVHRRLDQRSVRQVDRIVAISETTRQRVRAYHQRESDLIYPPVDTAKFSCREYGDFWLSVNRLYPEKRIELQIEAFRRMPEEKLVIVGGYAAGDHAAGYARKIQANLPPNVEVRGEIPEADLLDLYSRCRGLVCTAMDEDFGLTPIEAMASGKPVVAVDEGGFRETVTPETGVLVEADAANIRDAVLAVSKEPEQYREACSGRAEVFALPRFADQIRAVVNDGV